The sequence CGCGGGGCCGCGCGctgggcgggggccggggcgggggccggggccgggggcgcagaCGCCCGGAGCTCGGTCCCCGCGGTCCCCGGGGAGGCGCCGAGGCCGCCGTTGCAGGCGCGGGCGGGGTCCGCGAGGGGGCGCGGGCTCGGACCGCGGGTGTGCGCCGTCGCCCCGCACCTGCTGCACCTGCCGCACCTGCCGCACCTGCTCCTGTCCGGGGACCAGCCCCCGCCCGGCTGAGCCCCAACCCGGGGCACGTCCTGGGAACGAGGACCCGCCGGGACGAAGAGCTCTGGTTCTGACAAGAGGGTATGGCCGAGGTCTTCcatgagtgacttttttttttttttttcccctctcatttaGGGTGAAGGTGGGGGTTGCGGGGAAACCATCACCATTTTCTACTTTAGCTCGAATGTTCCTTTGCTGCCGAGGgttcttcttctttccttgacCTTTAGAGACAGGGCATCATCTTTTCCCGAGCAGCAGGTTGTTACcatttctgtctgtctctctttttaatttaatttttaatttaatcaaaaGGAGGTCCTATTGGATTCTCCAGGGCTGTTCAAGAATAAGTACATcgtttgtttgttagtttgtttgttGTACATTTGTTTTAAGCATTGGCTGGTTTTGCACCCGAAGGGCTCACCCACTGGGTCGGAGCATCTGGTGCACGAGAAGGAGGCAAAAGTAAAAGCTTTAAAACGTTGCGCAGTGGGGGGCACATCGGTCGAACTCGGTGAGATGACACGGACGATGCTGTTGGCAAGGGGGAGCCAGAAGCTCAGACACAGGGAAAAGTGATCCCTTACCAGACCCTTAGGTGAATATTTTCAACTTTCGGCTTAGGAAGCAGTCATGTCTTGCATGTGGCATTCTGAGAGTCCACTCCCCTCTCCCTAGGACTAAGTGTAAGGTGTGTGGTGTGATTtctggtcccccccacccccggaaaCATTCCTGGAAGATTTTTGAGATTGTCAGGGGGTTAAGTCTCACTAAGGCCAACCTGCGGCAATAAGAGTCCTGTTGCAAAAAGCCCCGCAAATGTAAATAGAGCAGAAATTGGTTTCCCACTCAGGCAATTTGAAGTTCTGTACTTCTGAAAAAGGAAACTTGAAGTCCTTTTCCTGCTCTACAAACAAATATTTCTGTAACAGAAACTCTGAGGGTTCCCTTGTTCAAGAAAACTATACTATTCACAGTTCTTAACTGACTTGACTGATGATGATGCTTCCTATTGCCTTGTTTCAAAAAAAGGGttacttatcttttatttttttttgtgcttttgggGTTTTAATCAGTCAGTTTCCTCCATGCACTCCCTTTTCCTCTTGCACCTTTCCAGAAGCCcaatcataaaatcataaaatgataCATTCTCCGGGGAGAGCTCTGACCTGGCTGAAAGCCAGCAGCAGTGTGCTTGAGAACAGTGATTAGTGCCCATATGCAAATTGGCTGTGGATCAATAACCATTCCTGCAGAGAAGTTTAAATAAAGGGGCtctgaaatagagaaaatagaactgaaaagaaaaacccGAATAAGTTAATACATAAACTAATATCCTTCTATCTCAGGCTTACTCTCAGTTTAGCTTGTGGCAAACCTCAAACCCAGACCTCGTGGAGTCTTGTTAATCCTGCTAATGAGTTGTCAGGATTGACTAATTGGGTTCTTTAAAGTCTCTTTTAGGTTAGGGAAATGGTATTGCCTATCAAATATACACTCCAAGATTTAAATGattagtttcacttttttttttctaacttctagAGAATAGAGGCAAATAAAAGAGAGGGTCTAGGCTCCTTGCAACAAGCTATTTGAAATTTATGCAGACAGAACCAGACTATATcagtaaaacaaatatatgagTATATGGAAATCTCTCTGCAATAAGGCTcttataagtgtgtgtgtgtgtgtgtgtgtgtgtgtgtgtgagctttCCTTATGGTATATACTGACTGGAAGTTTTTAATGCTTTAATCAGAGATTGATTTAAGAGAGACCTTGGAACAGCTTTCTTGCAGAGGCAGTTACCTAAGAACCAGAAAATAAGCACAAGGACGTCATTATCAGTGCAAGGATTTCTGTAAAGACAATCAGCTTAAGGAAAGGAATTGTTTGTATTTTGCTGACTTCGAGTATTCAGTAAAATTATGCTTTCCTTTAGCTTCACATTTGTTTTGCCAAATTATTAAGTACAATTAATGTGTTAGATAGTGTGCTAAGAATTAAACAATGGATGGAACAGATCCAGTTTCTGTCCTGAAAGGGATTGCTGTGGTGGGGAGATAATTGCACTGTGGCTTGTGTTTCTTGCAATAGTAGAAGTGAACACAGATTGTTGGGATAACTGAGAGACTCCCAGTTCAGAGCAGGGAAAGCAGAGAGGCATGAGAAAAGCTGATGCATTGCTGGAATAGGAAGTAGTTTAGTATGACAGGAGATAACATATGTATTGACATGTCAGGAGAGATGAAGCCAGAGGATGGGCAGGGATGAGTTCAAGAAAAGTTTTGTATGTCATATAATGGAGTTGAGATTATCTTCTCTAGGCCAGTGGTATCACCCTACATGTGCAGAACCATCAGTGGGAGAACAAATTGATGAAAGCATGTATGCATGGTATCTATCAGCAGATCATGCAAAACAGAACCTATTTGAAAATGTAAGTCATGCAGAGACATGACTACACAAGTGATGGAAGCCAAACAGGGGATGCTGAGGCCACTCAAGGATTAGCAAGAGCAGAGAGTCGATAGTACCTCCAGCAAGGGGGACACAGGGAGTAAGGAGGTGGTGTGACCAAAGCCCAGAGACCAGGGCCATCCACTGGAAATAGAATCACTATGGACTAGTcctgtgggatccagagccacaGAACAGCTGCTGAGTCATTGtccagaggagagagggaaggagaagaatacaggggcttctccctttctctggctTGTAAGTTCCTGCCAATGCCTCCTATGACCAAACTCAGGCATCCTCCGGATGACTTGGGGGCCTGGAAATATAGTCTGTGAGAGTTAGCCCTCCAAGAGGAAGGGTAAGGGATGGAGCTGGGGGCCCAACCAGGCGTTGTTCTGTGGGCTGAATAAATATGACTCACCTACCAATGTAGGTAGATGCTATTATGattaataaaaaccaaatttatttaaaagaggtTCTGATGAATGGTAGCAGCCTTTTGTCATTATGACTGCATTCAGAACTTCTATGATGTTGGGCTCTGGATGTTTTTACAAGCTTGAAAAAGAGAATTTCCTATTTGAAACCAGGAGGCtacattgttttaagccacctggaGACATGGGTGAAGTGATATGACCCCATCTGAGTTTCAGAAAGACAATTTTGATGTCACAGTAGGCTCTCTCTAGTCAAAGGTAAGAGCCTGCGAGTGAAGGCACTATCCTGTTGTCATTCTCTTCGGCACAAACCCTGATTCCTGACATAGGTTTGTGAATGCTTGCTGAATGCATGTTAGAATAAGTGTAAGCATCACAAGGGCGGAGCCATCTGGCATTTTGCAGGTGCTCATTTATtattgttaagtgaatgaatgaatgaaagcaagagatgaggaagtgaaataagtcagaagacCAGTAGAGTAACTGTGGTAAGAAATCAAGAAGGACAAAATCAACATGGTAGAAATGATGGGGACCATCGAGAGAGGTCTGTAAGGTCAGGCCGAGGGTTCTCTTAGGTGTGGGAGCTAAAGGAGTTGACAAAGCCTAGGGTGGTTACCTACTTTTTAACTGTACATGGCGTAATCCATAGGGATAGCATTGACTGAGGTAGGGCATGCAGAAGGAAAAGTCTTGGTGAGTGCAACTGGGGAAGAAAAGGGTCAGAACTTTTATATTTAGAGGTCAGAGAGAAATATACTTCAGATTCAGACATATTTTTCGTATAGATCCTGTGTGGGATTCTGCTGCATGTCAGTAGGAAGTTGATTtcagatcataaaaaaaaaaaaaaaataaataaataaataaataaaagcaacggTTTTACACAGGCTGCCTATTTTTAACACTAACCCAAACACTAGAAGAAATGGCTCTGGAATGGAATCTACTCAGTTTATCTTAAATATGTTATACTTCCAAGGTCCCAACACCACGCAAAGGGTTATACTTCCAAGGTCCAGACACCATGCAAagggttttaatatttttctctttttttgtgcaATTTTGTTGCTATATTTATAAACTGAAAGCAGTCAAGATATTGCAGATGATTTTTTATCTaccttaaaattaatttgaagagTTTATAGGAGTTCTAAGATTAACTGGCAAAGTTTCTAACATTCATTCCACTTAAAAATTGATTGGCTCAATTGGGTAGCATTCTCACCGTACTACAGGTATTACATTTTACCATCATAATATACATTTCAGGGACCTGGTTTAATTCATCTATATTTGTGAATAGACTTATTAATGAGCCcgctttattaaaatgttaaactaCGTGCAATTTTAGGGATCAGGGGATAGATATTTTGAGTCCTAATCAAAATGAAACCATTCCATTTGTGACATTCCTTTGTGTCACTCTTGTGTTTTCCTTGTTCcatatttcttattcttcttctttttttaattataggtTCTTGTTCTAGTTGCTGAAAATGGGTCCAGTAGGTGCAAAAGCTGATGAGAACCAGACAGTGGAAGAAATGAAGGTGGAGAAGTATCATCCACGGCAAACCACTCCTAGAGGTGAGCTGGCCCCTGACCCTGAGCCAGAGCTTATAGACAGCACCATGCTGATTGAGGTAcgaattatcctcattttagcCTATTGCTCCATCATCTTGCTTGGGGTAATTGGAAACTCTTTGGTGATTCATGTGGTGATCAAATTCAAGAGCATGCGCACAGTAACCAACTTTTTCATTGCCAATCTGGCTGTGGCAGATCTTCTGGTGAACACCCTGTGCTTGCCATTCACTCTTACCTACACCTTAATGGGGGAGTGGAAAATGGGTCTTGTCCTATGCCACCTGGTACCCTATGCCCAGGGCCTGGCAGTACAAGTGTCCACCATCACCTTGACAGTAATTGCCCTGGACCGGCACCGTTGTATCGTCTACCACCTGGAGAGCAAGATCTCCAAGAGAATCAGCTTCCTGATTATTGGCTTGGCCTGGGGCATCAGTGCTCTGCTAGCAAGCCCCCTGGCCATCTTCCGCGAGTATTCTCTCATTGAGATTATTCCTGACTTTGAGATAGTGGTCTGTACAGAGAAGTGGCCTGGTGAGGAGAAGAACATCTATGGCACCATCTACAGTCTTTCTTCCTTGTTAATCCTGTATGTTTTGCCTCTGGGCATCATATCTTTTTCCTACACTCGTATCTGGAGTAAACTTAAGAACCACGTGAGCCCTGGAGCTGCCAGTGATCACTACCATCAGCGAAGGCAGAAAACCACCAAAATGctggtgtgtgtggtggtggtgtttgCGGTCAGCTGGTTGCCTCTCCATGCCTTCCAGCTTGCTGTCGACATTGACAACCAAGTCCTAGACCTGAAGGAATACAAACTCATCTTCACCGTGTTCCACATTATCGCCATGTGCTCCACCTTTGCCAACCCCCTCCTCTATGGCTGGATGAACAGCAACTATAGAAAGGCCTTCCTCGCAGCCTTCCGCTGTGAGCAGAGGTTGGATGCCATTCACTCCGAGGTGTCTGTGACATTCAAGTCTAAAAAGAACCTGGAAGTCAAAAAGAACCATGGCCCCAATGACTCTTTCTCAGAAGCTACCAACGTCTAAGGAAGCTCTGGTGTGAAGCTTGGTAGATGAATTCTGACCAGAGCCGTCAATCTGGTTGAGGAGGGCTCCCAGGTGCATCCTGATTTCCcatttaaaggaagaaacagaagatcGAAGTGGAAGCATCTGCAGTGTAATCAGTGGAAATCTGGTTGGCAGAGGCTAGGTAAAAATACTCATATTCAAAGATACAGTGAACAGTTTGCCTCCAGTTGCTTGGTTGGTAGGTCAAAGTAAGAGTAAAAGCAGAGAGAAACACTTGGGCTATTTTCCAGAATGAAGGAAGCCTGAACGAGGAATTGGCATTTTCAGCATTGCTAAAAAGCGGTGGCTAGACAGGTTGCCCTTCAAATCTTATCAGGGCTTCGACCGGGGGTGATGTGCTGTTCACTGCCCCCCTCATCTGATGAAAGGACTACCCAAGATCAATTTCCCTAGGAAACTGAGGGctgtttgttgtattttttaataaaattattcttcctATGGACTAATCCTTCAGAGAGCATTACCAATTATTTGAATGACTTTCAGGAAATAAGCTGAAATTTGCTAGATAATCAGTGTTTTGACCAGTGATGGGGGAAATCTTTAACACTCCGCTAGCCAGTTGTTCTTGAAACCAAGTGCACGTTTAGTGAAAACTTGCTTCAATTTAGAATTGAAGGTGGAAATTCTCAGAATTGTAGAAATGCAAACTGTCACTTAGTTTCTCATTTCAAGTTGTGACTGCTTTCTATAGATACTATATACTATTTACATAGCAGAAGAGTTGTATACTCAAAACCTTTAATCACTgctaattgttcttttttttttttctttgaacatgTGCTTTCCTGTGTTGGGACTCAATCTGTCTTCACTAAAAATTAATACAGATTGGGAGATAATATTTTTGTGGCATTTTGCAACATTTTGTGGTTATTTGTAAATGGTTTTTGTATAGATACATACATAGCTCTAATGTGTTTACAGAACAGTGTAGTGTTGTTTTTTGAAATTCATCTTCCATGGACCCATTCAGAATTAGTAAAACAATATAATTTCATCAAAATGCAACCCATCaggtaagaaatattaaaaacgtTGTATTCGTTCCACTTTGCAAACGTTCTATTGAGAACCAATTTCAACATAAATTATCCTCCTCTCAAAATAATTAGTTATGTATTTTGGTTAacttatgaatatatacataataaattttTACTGATAAATAGTGGCGTGTAGATGCTACAGTGTTTTTCATTGAATGATTTTTgtgactattatttttatttcaatagtaCCCAGCCACAGATGTTAAAACCCTAGTACATTTATGAAAACTCATTGAGATGTTAAAATATTTGTACTCGTTTGGAGGCTGTTAAAGAAGTTTCATTATAATCATATTTTGTCAGTATGGCTGATTTTgtgaaaaatttcttaaattttaaaaaagcttcaatataaatattacatttagTTACAAACACTAACTTTATGAACTGGAGAgtttcattttatggatatatttaaaattcatacCATGGCTCTTGCTGAATTATTTCCAATGCCCTCttggaatactgaaaaagaatggaaacagtGGAAGActaattaagaagaaaacaaaaaataatatacacGTAATATATCGTGAATGGAGGAATTGATTTTTCTGTTGGACTTGACATAACTGTTCAAGAAGAAGCTTTTTGTCCTCTAAATAGGAGTTACTTTGCTTAAGATGCTAATAGATAACTGTggttaaaggtttttttttccccctctgggaGAATTCTTACCTTGTAGGTAATGTGTATGTATTGTATCACTAGTTGTAGTAGTAAATTATTAGAATCTAATTAATGATCCAATTAATATATGTGATCTAATTAATTCTGTTAACTCAttaacaaaatatctttttatgtagTGATTTTCATCTGTTGAAATAAAAGACTTTGGGAAATTAGaaaaattgtatgatttttattttatttgtatttttaaaaagactgtacttacttatttgacagagagagacacaaaaggggggagcagcagagggagatggagaagcaggctctctgctgagcagggaccctgatggaAGGCTCGATTCCcaaaccttgggatcatgactggagccgaaggAAGaagcttaacaaactgagccacacagacaccccATGTGTGATATTTTATATCAGAGTTTCTGTACAAGATGAAATAGTAAGCTTTTGACACaaccaacaaaaggaaaatagtgGTGAGTCCTAGACAATTTagctctcttttcttcctgtgcATGAACGTGAGTCAATGGGTTCACTCTTACGGCTGCAATTATAGTCCCTATTTTGACAGTGTTTGAATCTAAGACCAGACTTTCTTCCAGACTTCAAACCCTTCAATCAGCTGACTTGACATATCCACATGGGTGTCTCATCAGAGGGTTAAATCCAGCATGTCTATAACAGAACCTGCTATTTTGATCCGCACCTCACTTCCTCTCCACTGGTATTTCTTTCCTAATCATAATGCTGCTATCCATCTAGTTCCCCAAAGCCTTACATTTTGGAGTCACCCTTGACTCTTAGGTTTCTTTATCACACAGGTCCAATCAATTCCCACATTTTGTTGTAATTCCTAGATGTTGCTTGAatcaattcatttttcttcatcccTGTGCTCCCCACCATAGTTCAGGTTGTGATTATCTTCCCAGAGTGGTATTATCTCTCATCTGGTTTAATGTTGCAGCTTCCTAATTGGTCTCTCTATATCCGGTGATCTTCCTATCCAATTTTTACCCACTAGccagagtgatttttaaaaacccaaattttATCAAATCAACCTTTGATGAAAACTCTTCTATGTCTTCATCATTCTAATGATGAAGTCAAAATCTTTTTATGACTTGGAAAGCTGTTTAGTatctgattctatttatatgttttatcccctgcaaattatttttctataatcttTGCTGCTAGGTTTTAAGCATatgagggcaggggacagggacCGTTTAATCATTGTGGTACCACAGGTACTTGCAGGTTCTAGCACCAATCAGTGATCAGTAAATATCCCTCAAAGAACCTGAGTCGATGagtcaaatatatattaaagccAGTATTTGAAGATAGATCTGTAAGACTATAAATCATAAGCTTTTACCAGTTTTGTTATACAATTTATAGGAAACCAAGGTTTTAGCCATGCAGGATGGAGTGAAGATGCATATGTTTTCAggattaggtttttttttttttttttttttttttttttttgaaggccaTTAAGTATAGACACTTGCATAATTGGAAAGGGCTCTGTACATATGCTCCATTTAAGGTTTCCTCAAAATTATCTAGAACCTTGCATAAAGGAAGCATGGAAGGGTCAGTGAACTATACTAAAAAGAGTTATGATTCAGATAGCTAAAAAGAAGCCATGCTAGGTATTTCCAGCAAAAAGTCatttaatacaaaaaattaaaattttgcaaaACCACTTGAAGAGCTAGAGAAGTGaaggtgaggaaattgaagaagcTGACATTGAAGAAACTGGGAAGtgcaaaattaaatgaaaccaCTACTAATGCCTACAACAGAGAGTGGACAATGCACAGGAAAGAGTAcagatttatatattaaaatgttattaccTCCTAATGTCTATTGATATATtaatggacacacacacacacaatggaatattactcagccataaaaaataatgaaattttgccatttgtgacgaTATGGATGGACCCAACATGGATGGGTATTatgatgtcagagaaagacaaatatcatatgattttacttttatatggactctagcaaataaaacaaacaaataaaaagcaagagcagacccagaaatacagagaacagacggttgccagaggggagggtggtggagatgggcaaaatgggtgaaggggatgggaggtgcaggcttccagttatggagtgGAATAAGTCAAGGGGCTAAAAAGTATAgtatagggaatatggtcaatgtttttttttttttttttaagattatttatttatttgagagagagagcatgagagatagcaggagagagagagcacaaacatgggggaagggtagaggaagaagcagactccctgaccagcaggaagcccaatgtgggactcaatcccaggactctgggatcataacctgagacaagggcagatacttaaccaactgagccacccaggtgctcaatGGTCcatcattttgtaatttttttcttttgtgacagATGGTAGatacacttatggtgagcacagcataacatatagacttgtccaagcactgtgttgtacacctgaaactaatgtagtatgtgtcaactatatttcagttCAAAAAATCTTACTGCCTCCTGCTAAGCCCATAATCCTGCCCACCCCTACCATAGACTCAATAAttccttttgcttctcttttgctTTCCAAAATTCATGTGAGTATctctcatttgtggaatataaccCTAGCCTTGCTGGTAGGGATTTTGGGGGAATGTAGTTCTTAGGTTTCTATCCCCTGAGATACAGGGAGAGTATGGAGGGGAGAatatgttgtctaattgctgtcaGACAATCTGGCAATCTTGAGAATTGCCCAAATGGTGTAATTTCTAGTTTCAACCTCATTCTCTCCTTCTTAATGCTTTTTTGGGTCTTTCAGAGTTTTTCGGTGATGCAGgttgactgtatcttttttttttttcattttctgttttcaaagccAATGTGTTAAAGATACTCTTTAAAACTGTTCCATTAGCACAAATGAACTGACAAGCAAAGTATAAGGAAAGACCTTTTTCCTCCCCCTATGGTAGGTTGATTGgaatggaggaagaaagaattatATCAAGACTTAATGATTTAAAAACCACAGGAGAATATAAATTATGGATTAACTTCCTTGGATGAGCAAAGGAAATGATGCCTCAGGGAGAAAATAATCTTTAACATATTCAAGTTAATAAGGGATGAAATATGAATGTATATGGCAACAAAAGACGAAGGATTCACTTCTCTGTAGGAAAACACAGAACCCTAAAGAAACaacacaaagataaagagaatgcAAACATCTTCGTGATCATGTCTAATGACATCAAACAAAggtaggaattttttttcaacaaatgcttactAAAGATTGATTTGTGAGGATTTATAAAAGATACCTGTTAGGTCATTGACCTGTTTTCTGCAGTGGTACACTAGTCGGATGTTCACAGACTTCACAGCCTGTCCAGGATATGGGTGAGGCCATAGGAGAGGTGGACTGTGGATTAAATAATTC comes from Canis lupus baileyi chromosome 13, mCanLup2.hap1, whole genome shotgun sequence and encodes:
- the NPY2R gene encoding neuropeptide Y receptor type 2 isoform X1, which encodes MGPVGAKADENQTVEEMKVEKYHPRQTTPRGELAPDPEPELIDSTMLIEVRIILILAYCSIILLGVIGNSLVIHVVIKFKSMRTVTNFFIANLAVADLLVNTLCLPFTLTYTLMGEWKMGLVLCHLVPYAQGLAVQVSTITLTVIALDRHRCIVYHLESKISKRISFLIIGLAWGISALLASPLAIFREYSLIEIIPDFEIVVCTEKWPGEEKNIYGTIYSLSSLLILYVLPLGIISFSYTRIWSKLKNHVSPGAASDHYHQRRQKTTKMLVCVVVVFAVSWLPLHAFQLAVDIDNQVLDLKEYKLIFTVFHIIAMCSTFANPLLYGWMNSNYRKAFLAAFRCEQRLDAIHSEVSVTFKSKKNLEVKKNHGPNDSFSEATNV
- the NPY2R gene encoding neuropeptide Y receptor type 2 isoform X2, with amino-acid sequence MGPVGAKADENQTVEEMKVEKYHPRQTTPRVIALDRHRCIVYHLESKISKRISFLIIGLAWGISALLASPLAIFREYSLIEIIPDFEIVVCTEKWPGEEKNIYGTIYSLSSLLILYVLPLGIISFSYTRIWSKLKNHVSPGAASDHYHQRRQKTTKMLVCVVVVFAVSWLPLHAFQLAVDIDNQVLDLKEYKLIFTVFHIIAMCSTFANPLLYGWMNSNYRKAFLAAFRCEQRLDAIHSEVSVTFKSKKNLEVKKNHGPNDSFSEATNV